Proteins encoded in a region of the Mycolicibacterium chitae genome:
- a CDS encoding DUF6188 family protein has protein sequence MLTQWIEQCTVQRVSLHGGLVLNLDDYNELVISGPMRLTVPPVGRYPEEQVLIDPTNVPAQQRPLLDLAGAVCTHARCDDEGCLHLGFSRGHRIDVDPDERATAWELYGKYHGYMACLPHGRVRVVRHDIDDEDTTAIH, from the coding sequence ATGCTCACGCAATGGATCGAGCAGTGCACTGTCCAGCGGGTCTCGCTGCACGGCGGTCTGGTCCTCAATCTCGACGACTACAACGAACTGGTCATCTCCGGGCCGATGCGGCTGACGGTGCCTCCGGTGGGTCGCTACCCCGAGGAGCAGGTGCTGATCGACCCGACCAACGTGCCCGCGCAGCAGCGGCCGCTGCTGGATCTGGCCGGCGCGGTGTGCACCCACGCCCGGTGCGACGACGAGGGCTGTCTGCACCTGGGGTTCTCCCGGGGGCACCGCATCGACGTCGACCCGGACGAGCGCGCCACCGCGTGGGAGCTCTACGGCAAGTACCACGGCTACATGGCCTGCCTGCCGCACGGGCGGGTGCGGGTGGTGCGCCACGACATCGACGACGAGGACACCACCGCGATCCACTGA